In the genome of Gemmatimonadota bacterium, one region contains:
- a CDS encoding VWA domain-containing protein: protein MLRDIGFSASDGWLLLIVGCAGIYLAFLMYRSRLQGIHRLLLGVRVAALVLLISLLMEPILALTLHTQRLPLVALLIDDSESMKIADGDTARSEVVKAVLADPSLKNLRDRARVTQFRFSDVLTSMREEKELTWAGRASDLAGALDALREQTMGEGLAAVVLISDGGQNLGGRPERAAADLGAPVIAVGTGDPVAPKDVSIVSAVIDPLGYVGRSLVIQVRVLSFGFEQVREQVRVLLDSREVSAQTIALADGEQTLEFEIRPERSGRHAFSVQIAAQAGERTVDNNRVVVSTDVLESRVRILILAGSPSADLGYLRRVLQEDANLEVEVLVRTLMAGWQRDVRRALRTLDERDIVALINSPYQVLAGVPEQAIVAFVKKGGGLLALGGDATFDDGYARSALANILPVQFLRSPDTFQKRTFALSFPDSRHPILRVSDDPLSDRDAWEALPPLLSYNRVGTAVSNATVLAHHPTERVDGIPMPVLAIRRVDAGKTAIVAYQTFWRHGLMMWGDGKTDAVARAFWKNMVRWLVTRDEMSRIKITTEKPEYRSGEPVAVHASVFDHLLQPRSGARVLARVGDSLGVREVVLRDLGGGRYAGNLGRFPQGDYELQIQARANDGDLGTGTDRFTVGRYSLEYETVRMRAELLGDIATRSGGQYVKPRDLKAALDSLVLAPEPVVTHHRARLWGQEWPLFLLVGLLVFEWTIRRRLGML from the coding sequence ATGCTGCGCGATATTGGATTTTCCGCCTCAGATGGATGGCTGCTATTAATCGTCGGCTGCGCCGGAATTTATCTCGCTTTTCTAATGTATCGCTCGCGCCTTCAGGGCATACATCGATTGTTGTTGGGCGTGCGTGTCGCGGCACTTGTTTTGTTAATTAGCCTTTTGATGGAGCCGATTCTCGCGCTGACATTGCATACGCAGCGTTTGCCCTTAGTCGCCCTGCTCATTGACGATAGCGAAAGCATGAAAATAGCAGATGGCGATACTGCGCGTTCGGAAGTTGTAAAAGCCGTACTGGCCGATCCTTCACTCAAAAATTTGCGCGACCGCGCGCGAGTGACGCAGTTTAGGTTTTCCGATGTTTTGACATCCATGCGCGAGGAAAAAGAACTTACATGGGCGGGGCGAGCGAGCGATCTGGCAGGTGCATTAGATGCCTTGCGCGAGCAAACAATGGGTGAAGGACTTGCCGCTGTGGTCCTCATTTCAGATGGCGGACAAAATTTGGGTGGGCGTCCCGAGCGGGCAGCAGCCGATCTGGGCGCGCCAGTGATCGCTGTGGGAACAGGTGACCCGGTCGCACCTAAAGATGTGTCCATAGTATCGGCGGTTATCGATCCCCTCGGCTATGTGGGCAGATCGCTGGTGATACAAGTGCGCGTACTTTCTTTTGGATTTGAACAGGTGCGTGAACAGGTACGCGTACTCCTGGATAGTCGGGAAGTGAGTGCCCAAACCATTGCGCTGGCCGATGGTGAGCAGACCCTTGAATTTGAGATCAGACCCGAGCGATCCGGGCGACATGCATTCTCAGTACAAATTGCGGCGCAAGCAGGCGAGCGCACAGTGGACAACAACCGCGTGGTGGTCTCGACAGATGTGCTCGAAAGCCGCGTGCGAATTTTAATACTTGCGGGCAGCCCAAGCGCCGATTTGGGCTATTTGCGGCGCGTGCTACAAGAAGATGCCAATCTGGAAGTTGAGGTGTTGGTACGCACATTGATGGCCGGGTGGCAAAGAGATGTGCGTCGCGCACTGCGCACATTGGACGAGCGCGATATTGTCGCGTTAATCAATTCCCCCTACCAAGTACTTGCAGGTGTACCAGAGCAGGCAATTGTCGCCTTTGTGAAAAAAGGCGGGGGGCTGTTGGCCCTGGGAGGTGATGCCACCTTTGATGATGGGTACGCGCGCTCGGCATTGGCCAATATTTTGCCCGTGCAGTTTTTGCGGTCGCCAGACACATTTCAAAAACGCACTTTTGCCCTTTCGTTTCCCGATTCTCGCCATCCCATTTTGCGCGTATCAGATGATCCATTAAGCGATCGCGACGCTTGGGAGGCATTGCCGCCACTTCTGTCTTATAATCGCGTGGGAACTGCTGTTTCCAACGCAACTGTGTTGGCACATCATCCCACAGAACGCGTTGATGGCATACCGATGCCAGTGCTGGCCATTCGCCGCGTGGACGCGGGAAAAACCGCGATTGTAGCCTACCAAACATTTTGGCGTCATGGGCTGATGATGTGGGGCGACGGCAAGACCGATGCCGTGGCACGCGCATTTTGGAAAAATATGGTGCGTTGGCTGGTCACGCGCGACGAGATGTCTCGCATAAAAATCACGACCGAAAAACCCGAGTATCGAAGCGGTGAGCCTGTCGCGGTGCATGCAAGTGTTTTTGATCACCTGTTGCAGCCGCGTTCAGGCGCGCGAGTTCTGGCGCGAGTCGGCGACAGTTTAGGTGTGCGAGAAGTTGTTTTGCGAGATTTGGGCGGTGGACGGTATGCTGGCAATTTGGGGCGTTTCCCACAAGGCGATTACGAGCTTCAGATACAGGCACGAGCCAATGATGGTGACCTGGGCACGGGCACGGATCGTTTTACTGTGGGAAGATACAGCCTGGAATACGAAACCGTGCGCATGCGCGCCGAACTGCTCGGCGATATTGCCACGCGCAGTGGTGGACAATATGTAAAACCACGTGACCTGAAAGCCGCACTCGATTCGCTTGTGCTGGCTCCCGAACCTGTTGTCACCCACCACCGGGCCAGATTATGGGGGCAGGAATGGCCGCTTTTCTTGCTGGTGGGATTGCTGGTCTTTGAATGGACTATTCGACGAAGATTGGGGATGTTATAA
- a CDS encoding lamin tail domain-containing protein, with translation MDRIQKLKNKIYSVINALFCCTILLTVKVSAQVVINEVMARPSDESEWVELYNRSPDAVHLSGWTLSDLRTTGQFEAGAVIDGGGYVIVAQDAEAIDLQYPDLDVPILSLTRWPRLNNGGDGLILRDATATRVDSIFYPAQATAISLERIDLTVVGDQNNWLDSQDPRGATPGTANSVRFNNDVAKVSVVVEPNPFIDQVAITYRMPSPRLHANLWVFDRTGRRVASLLESIESGSQRIVNWDGRNDNGQILKPGIYVIYLEAGTPEGELFRARKPVVLAKGISQ, from the coding sequence ATGGATAGAATACAAAAGTTAAAAAATAAAATATATTCAGTAATCAATGCGCTGTTTTGTTGCACGATCTTGCTGACTGTGAAGGTCTCTGCACAGGTGGTGATCAATGAGGTCATGGCACGGCCCTCCGATGAGTCAGAGTGGGTTGAACTGTACAACCGCTCGCCAGACGCAGTTCATTTATCGGGGTGGACGTTATCCGATTTGCGTACAACGGGACAATTTGAAGCAGGTGCGGTCATTGATGGTGGAGGATATGTGATCGTCGCACAAGACGCAGAAGCTATTGATCTGCAATATCCCGACCTCGATGTTCCCATTTTGTCGCTTACCCGCTGGCCCCGACTGAACAATGGAGGCGATGGTCTCATTTTGCGCGATGCGACGGCAACACGCGTCGATAGCATCTTTTATCCAGCACAAGCGACTGCCATCAGTCTGGAACGCATTGATCTCACTGTAGTGGGAGATCAAAACAACTGGCTCGACAGTCAGGATCCGCGGGGTGCGACTCCCGGAACTGCAAATAGCGTTCGATTTAACAATGACGTAGCAAAGGTATCAGTTGTGGTTGAGCCCAATCCCTTTATCGATCAAGTCGCCATTACATATCGGATGCCCTCCCCCAGGCTCCACGCAAATTTGTGGGTGTTTGATCGCACGGGCAGGCGCGTGGCATCCTTACTCGAAAGTATTGAAAGTGGCAGTCAGCGCATTGTAAATTGGGATGGGCGCAACGATAATGGGCAAATTTTGAAGCCCGGTATTTATGTTATCTACCTGGAAGCCGGTACACCAGAAGGCGAATTATTTCGCGCCCGAAAGCCTGTGGTGCTGGCAAAAGGGATAAGCCAATGA